The sequence ATAAATAAACTCGGAAAAAAAGATGGTAAAGGTAACGAAAAAAAGCTTAAGGAACTGCTGGCCAAAAGTTTTCcgattatcaaaattaaagcTTTAAGGCCTGTCATTATGagcattttgaaaaatataccCCATATTGacgacaaatatttaaaagttttggtCCGTGACCGCGAATTATACAATGATACTGACACGGAAGTAAAAAGACAGATTTGGCAAGACAACCAATCTTTGTTTGGTGATGAAGTTTCTCCTTTGCTCAGTTTATATATAAgagaaaaagaaaatgttttatttgatcATGAAAACATGTCACAACTATTCTTTTCATCATCTCCAAAATTAAGAAGACAGGGTAATGTTGTTCAAAAGCTTGCCCATATGGTTGGCACAAGTGTAAAACTCTATGATATGGTTCTACAGTTTCTGCGAACACTTTTTCTGAGAACTAAGAATATTCATTACTGTACATTACGAGCTGAATTGCTTATGACTTTACATGATGCAGAAGTTCATCCAATAATTTCTGCAGATCCTTGTCATAAATTTACATGGTGTTTAGATGCGTGTATCAGAGAGAGAAATGTAGATATTAAGAGATCAAGAGAGCTACAAGGTTTCTTAGATGGGGTTAAGAAAGGAACAGAGCAAATATTAGGAGACCTGTCTATGACCTTATGTGACCCATATGCTGTTAACTTCTTAGCAACATCTGCTATAAAAATACTACACCACTTGATCAACACAGAGGGCCTGCCTAGAGATAATTCAATATTGATACTATTGCTGAGAATGTCAGCACTAGGATTAGGTTCATGGGATATAATTAACACCCAACAATTTAAAGAACCTAAACTAGACAGTCAAgtggtaacaaaatatttaccgGCATTAATGTCTTTAATGGTGGATGATCAAGTCCGAGCATTGCATAATAAACTGCCACCAGACGAGAGAGAGTCTGCTATAACTACTATAGAGCATTCTGGTCCACCTCCAGATGCCTGTGAAGCTTATATGAGGGAAAGTGTAGTATGCAGTGTTCTAGCAATGTATTACACACTACATGCAGCAAAAACAAAAGACCGAGGCGCATTGCTCAGGATACTTAGCATACTTGGTAGTTGTAAAAATGGGCTGGCCTATTCTGACCCTTTCTTACATCAACTAGTTGCCCTTTTAATACAGTTTCCGGATGAATTTCAAGGAGAAGACTTCAGTACTGTATTGTTTGATGAATTCTTTTTTGCTGGTCTATCTAAAGACAATGTGACTAGACActtattaaagttaatatgGTATATTCACCCCAAATTACCAGAGACTAGAATACATACATTGATGAAAGCTTTACAGCCAGGAACACAACACAATGAAGCAGTTCATAAAGTTTATGAATCACTACAGCAAAAGCTAACTACTCAAGTAGAACCAGCACCTAGTGCTACTGAGATGGATTATTTAGATTCTCCATTATTGAGTGTTCCTATGCCAAGCCCATCTCCATATCATATGTAACATTATCTCAATAAAtccaattatgattttattctagtttattttttagttacaaCATAAtgtgtataattattacttcatttaaaaaaatgtaataagatTTAAGATCGAGGAATGTGAAATAAGGTTCTCAAATAATACATagtatattctttattatatttattagtgacttacaattttaaacattaatgtattaaaaatgttatccatcttgtgatttttttaaagaaaatctgAGCAGGTATGGGCAGTTAAGTTTTGtaaatgcaattataatgattttaaGGCCACCACTACTGATGGGCAGTATTGTAAgaaagttaataaattttcattataatttgaataattgtgATTTTAACTAAACTTAcatggaaaaaaaaatcacataagTACTCTTATACTTATTAAACGCTttagaaattgaaaaattaaacatatacataaaaacacTTTTCCTTTAGGAAAGAACTTAATAAATGTCAACTGCCATAAAAGactgaataatattttgtatgtggtGGCCTAtagtgtaattaataattaagcaCGATGCTCTCTTCGGTCAGGTTTCAGGTCCAATGAGTGAAGGGACCGTAGAGACCTAGAACGTTCGAACAGTGAGGGGTCAGTATAAATTGGTTCACTTCCATCATCAAAAGTGTTCGCCAAACGTCCCGACGAGCCCGCCTCTTCGCCAATTTCAGTGAAATTTCTGCCTAATCCGCTGTAAGAGAGAgggttatttaattaattatccaAATAAATGCCCCTTGTTTTGAAAAAATGTATGATGCCTAGCAAGATTTATTGCGTTTAGTGCgaagtaatataattttttatttagaaaccTGGGGGTTGAATTAGCAGACAATGATAcatttaatagatattttaccccttgttttttagaaaaaatttgaagtattttttttttaaatttaggaaTAGTTTGAAGCTAAATCGGACACAAACTTGCCATTATTTTACTTCAGGcgttatttattaatccaAAATAAATCACTAGATTATTTTGCTTACTTTACCTTAAAGAGAACGGTTTATGTAAGTGTGAAGCAGAGAATAATGATGGACGAGTTGGTCTCGGTCCCGGGGCAGCTGGACGTGATATAGGAGGTGCTGCAGCCGATATGTTCTTTCGAAGTACGCGCCAGTAACGCCTGAAATGATTAGTGATTACTAATGATAATGATTAGTGTTTTCCGGGTATGTGTTCCCGATTTACGTTTTAAGCGTGAGATTTAGAAACGAGACTTGGCGCGAACTATGACTTATATTATGTCAAAGTCATTCATTGACGAACAGGAATCAGATTTAGCGCTTTCTTGTTTCTAAATAACACcctcttattaagtggcagctaggtgaggggaccgggttcgattcccggttcgagggcaagttttaatttaaattctcggctgtgcggtaccgggcgagtgcctaaaccgtacatggaggacacggtggaagttctaaggcaagcacgaattataaaaaatcttatacttgacgctggctaatgcacaaaccgtgccagagccagcCAAAATCACCCTTCCGCCTTCAATTGTAAGTGCAATTGTTAAGTAACTAGACTAGTAAGTCGGTGGTACaggtatttaatatgaattctacaataatttcataaaaattgaagaatttggttttttgaattttattcatgACTCTCCTAATATGTTTTCTTTGTGAGAAgacaaatatcatttaaaaccCTTTAagttttacatacatttaatcatatacCTACTATCCCAGTTGCCGTTCGCGTGCTATGTTCTAATccaaagtaattaatataaacttgATCAAAATgccataaaatttaatactacTAGAACTCACTTGTATATATACAGAGCTGCAATCAACATAGCAAGGAGCAAAGCGAGCAATGAGCACAATGCCAGCAATAAAGCTCTGTAGTGCTGTGGAGACACGCAAACACCTGCTTCAGCGACGACCGGGGCCGAGTCTGCCTGACCATTCTCCTCTATCAGCTCGTTGCGGTTGTCAAATACCTACGATATTGTTAGGATCATGTTACAAATACAAACTAGGATATCTAGGGTAAGACCTGTAACAGTATTATGAAGCGCAAAccgactttcttttaaaagCTAATAAATTTTGAGTACCTACTATATTTAATCAATCAGAAAGCTATGGTGGGCAGTGATTTAATAGGATATACTTACTCGAATTTAACAATCAAGCAAGAAACCCTATTAAACTAATAAACTACACattatcattataaaattttctaaaacttACATAAACCTGTAAGGAACATGATTCTTGATCTATCGTAACTACCAACAGTACAGTCAAACGTAACTTGAAACATCCAAACCAAATAAGATCAAATCTCGATAAAAAAAACCTGCTCTTGATACACtggtttaaattttctaagcAAAAACATGTCGCCttatcagatttctgtttgtATTTATTGATTCTTGTGATCAGTGATCAGTCGAGAGTGTGACTGGAGtggtttttttatacaacacgTATACACGTATTTTATTATGCACGATTTTTGGGTCTCCTAACGATGTTTTATTTCGTTGACAGCAGAGGCCCAGACTACAGCCGGCCAAACTGCGTTTTGTGTTTCTGGTCTACCAAATCTATGTATCGAATATCCCACAATACCATATCCTATAATGAACGTTATCTAGTTGCAATGGACATTACATACTATCATGAAACTATTTGTTTATAGAGTGCGCATCGCGTGAACTATCACGTGTTATGCACGTGTTTCACATGATTATGTATACTTTATTAAcctattaacaataaatttttgtttaatgaaCGTGTTACTGAAACAATAGGGTGATATGTGGGGAGTGTCATTGAATATATACTTAAGtttcttataaattatgttattctaaaattaaatttattaaattaaaatatagaacAAAGACCTCAACTGttctctttaaaaaatatgttaataatatgCCTAGATTTTGTGTTTCTGTATTCGATTCCCGGTAAAACAATCATTGCTTAGAccctttctccactgctccggtccggagatacttgtatatttatcacGCAACACCTATATTGACTAAAAcccatatactttattttattaataaaacgttctaaattctgaatattttattgccctggcaagtttattactttttttatattgtctatcttaaaatattataatctacttaataaatagttcactaatagtatggtataaaaatataaataaatagcaacataatttggtttggtccaggttatccagattctttcaaatttaacaaactataaataaacctgtgaattataatttataacctcttGGATACTTGGATATACTTGAACCGATAAAACACCGCGTTCCGATCTAGCAAGTTATCGGATCGttaaaaaccggatgccggagtagtggagaagtacataagtactgttgtgagtttctaaatcggatcggtaattaacgtttgccggacccgagcagtggagaaacggcCTTTGCCAAACCCAAACCTCTGCCCTCACATATATAATTGCAGtatgttatttaaagtattatatacCTCGATCATTTTCCTCACATGGCTGGGGGTCTCAACTTCATTCTTCAAATACTTATCAACTGTTGCTTGTTCGTATGATATCTTAAAGACTGTATCTTCGGACTTGTTGGTGGTTGTTTCTTCCGTATCCGTAGTGTTTGTCTCAGGAATTATCGTGGAGTTGACATCTCGTCTACGTCGGCCAAATGACGGTTCAGTACGCCCGGCTTGATTTGGACAGTATGCCTGAGAAAATCATTACAATATAACTTgagtaataaaatgtataatcatAACTATACTTTCCTTTTGGACAAACTAGTCACCTGTTATCATATATATGACACATTATGAAGGGAGGGGTGCAATTACAgtcgtaataatataatttttatcaataaaaagttGTATGCCAAGGATTTGTTCAacatgtttgccggtatctatACCTACTTTTACTTTCCTGAAATAGGTAGCAACAACCATGCAAATTCgtattttagtaataatagcattaccttcttttgttttacctGAAAACAGGTAGACTGTAgtcttttatttgtttttagtgTTGCTTATATTTGTAGATTGGATTCTCTCCTgataaagtattaagtagAAAAGTGTAAAAGGTCTAATTTTCACTAACATCCTTATTGAAAATTTGAACTTAATTTGGCTAGACAGCCAAATTCTAGACTTATTAATTCATCCAGGTTTCCTAGCGATAAAGCCGCAGCTGTCACGTAATTTTTACACTATATTATCCTATGTTCGtgcaatgttatatatatctatgACATATTTCGTTTAATTTCTGTTTGgaaatttaacttttatcATTGAATTAACTTAAGTTAGCCTATGTTTTATCATAGTCATAATAACAGAGTCATACTGTCTATTTTGAGAAAGAAGTATTTGTTCATGTTGACCGCTTATCCGAGATAATTGACCTGACCCCGAGTTAGTGCTTCATAAATAAAGAGCATATTGACGTCATCTTCATTATCAATGTCACacttgtaataatattatgtttcctGTGCGCTTATGTattgtttgtaaatatttagtcAAAGGATATCTTAAGCGCTGGAAACTTTATGATGATTAAAGACTCTAGGCCCGTTATATAGAacgaaattaaacttaaaGCTGATGATAATGAGATGAGATGTGCCAATTTAGCTGTAAAGTTAGGCAGTTGGGCCAGCTCTTAAAATATGATTGGAACTTGATAAACTTTAACAAGGCAAACTCTTTTGAAGTATTGTTACAAATGAAATATTGTCATaacttaaaaaactttataaattaaataaatagagatAATGCAACAAAGATAATATAGATAATGTTAGCTGCGAACACTATCATCATGAAACGACAACAATGAAGTAGTAAAAACATGTCATTAAGAAAgttatgtcatgtggaacatggtgtaatggttgcagctcctttcaaacattgtgtaaaaaaacgtAGCGATTAAAaggagtggcggagagttaattgagttcttctcttccattctacgcccttaatttaagaactgacagtaaatgtaaaatttgaagcatttaatatatatttattttttgacgttcataagtgtaggTACATTGAGTTATATGaacaaatgattttgacttttaacttttatgtaatgttaaatacaaatttaactagattaaataaatgtataccaCAGACTTAAATTTGAAagaccaaattttttttcttaccgGCTGACATCCATCACGACAGGTTCGCACAGTTGCCTCGAACACCAAAAAGTTTGACTCAGGTATTTTGAATGCATTAAACCTGGCTTCGAGGGAATCGCCGCTCCTTCCTTTATCCAACTCCGGGAATACATCTGGGTCTACCGGACATCtgcataatatatatgttattttttaaaccttCTTTTGTCTTTTAACATGCATTCTAATCTGCTACACGGACTGTCATACAAATTTTGTGGGTTTGGATCATTTAGCACGAACCAAAAAACGCTGGCAAAAAAAAGCGAGCAAGTAATGGATGGAGTcgtcaaaaaatatagatGAATGGTataagctggaggaggcctataccCAAGATGGAGTTCCAACCCTACACTCAAGACTCAACCACACACTAAACTTCAATGTAATACaagctaaattaaattttatatattgtttttgtgttgtaaatattgtttgttgttccctttggagtacaGTTCGgtttcaagtgcacaggccctaattaaagatttaggtTGTTGCtttgctttcctcgctcaacaaataagtatcgcaatacagcgaggaaatactgccagcattaaaggcaCACTATTACAGGGacgaaacttttaaaatttgttttaattttttattattattactttgtaggttaagaatgttgaaaatactgtatattttttcaagGTTGGAAATTAATAAAGGCTTAAAATAgtccctggatggtttagaacGAGACAAGCTATCAGTCTACGAATAAAATCGTGATAATTTTACGGATAAGTGATTTTATAAACCAAACTaacattgtaatattttattttaagcccGTTATAAACCACAAATTctaaaaacacatttaaatagaagtaaacacgcaaaatttattttcattcgaaatattttaaaaagtccTTGCATGAATGATCCTATATAGATAAGAACTTCTTCAGATAAAgatacaaacaaataaacaggAAGCAATGTTCTTGACATATTGTCCTGAAGATAAATAGCCATAATTCATAGATACAGAAGTAGAATGATAAATGAAACAGACGCTTCACTTGGGATCTCATCCTTCAAAAAGAAAAGAGAacttaataaagatattatattaataattataaaatcaacgagaaaatcggttcaaattaatagtaggtatataatataagaagAAGAGTGGAGCCAAGAGGAATAGAAAAGAAGGTGGATATACTATATTAAGGAAACACCATGGCAGACAGTGGCACAGTGCAGAcaggaatggttgcatttggCGCAGGCCTTTACCAAAAAAGGACATAGAGCTAGAGCATAGAGCATAGAGCGTTTGATAGTAGctgaaataaaaggctattattattatattatactaaccCAACACGATCAATGAGTTGCACCGATCTTCCCGAATATGGGTCTCTGGCGATAACATTAGTTGCGAAGATGTCTGTCGCGTAGTTATATCCGTCCTGTGCCTCCAATCTAAATGTTAATGGATCACCCACAGCGATGGTAGTTGTTGGTCTTCCTTGGTACAATATCAGCAATCGGACCTTAGAATTCAAGGAACTCTCCTCAGGAAGGTATTCAATCGGAATGGGACTCCCGGACCTGTCAATGTCATTGTCAAGACTGTGTTAGACTTTAAAATTGGATTCGATTGATGTTTTTGGACTTTGGATGAAATCATTTTGTATATGCAGTAATGGTACATTctaagacaattaattcataagAACGTGATGTAAGGATTCAGACGACAATATCAAATACGATTTCTCGAACGAGTAGTTTATAGCGACGACATTATGTTATGAATAGCTTTATTATGTCGCAGTAATGGCATCGATTAGAATTCCAAATACCTATGCAATTATTAACCATTCAATGTAAATATCGAATGATATCATCCAAAGTCGTTGTTAGTAGCTGTTAGTTCAATAACAGCACTCACAAAAGCAATTAAATAGATTAAAGCTTTAAAGTATCccatttcaatataatttcaGTAAACAAACTCACACGCAAACAAACATTTTAGgcgtataaacaaaaataaataatattaaaaggtaAGGTAAAGGCTAAACCCCTGCCCAAACAATCTAGAAGTAAGCTAGAGTGtaaaatgttgttaaaaattagATATGTTGAGCAAATATATAGACCAACAAACGCAAAGATTTTTGTTACGGTAATTAAAAGGAGAGCACATCGagttttttgttcatttgcCAAACCCTCATTTCGCTATTTTTTGCTACTTCCAATGGCGATACCGACAGCGAATAATTGATAATCAGTTTTTGTTCCGCGCGATTCCAAGGTAGCCGTCAGCAGATATCGGGAGCACATCGAACTTGTACACAAAAACGTCGGTCGATATCGCCGGTGgaaattataatgtaatttctttaaataaaatctctcAAAGGAGTTTCATTCTAActatgattttataaaactatattaaaaatacccttttaaagatatatggtatctatttaatagaaaaaaaaatgtaatgaagGAATAACCATAAGGGGAGTTTACGAGaggaaaacttttttttatagatgttAAGACCgacatggacactcaatgccacaaggctcgcgagtgcgtagccggcctttattttttattagacgaTACATTTTTGTCATAGGGAAATTGCAATAGCACTAAGTCTCTAAGTGAGATATAGTCGAAAGcgtgtattattaaataatacaaacatttttataaatgtatgttttcAAAACATCGCGTTTGGTACTTGATCACGGCATGCCTTCATTATatggaattaaaattaacaaatacgATAATTATTCGTATTATCTGGTACTCaagaacaaaacaaaagaacgCGCTACAGCCTGCGTCAGTACTTTAATACCCAATAGCTATAACGATTTCAATTCAATGTTGAGTTTTTGTAGAGTTAGCCCTACGCTGGAAGTTATGGATCGGGCGCTGATCCAAGCTCAGCTAGTCTCCGATTGTAAACTCACCCTGCTCCAATGTAATTAGATGTAACAACTGCCTCGGCAGGACCCCGGAAGAGACATGTCAGGTTAAACCGCTTGTCACGTGATGTTTGGACGTTGTCACTGAATTGTACCACCACGATGTTTGTCATTGTATCGCCGTACTGTATGGGcaaattcaataatataaatcattatgttagcttttaatatttatataattaaattgtaaaaaaaaattatgaaacatattcttaaGAATCTTGCAAAGCTCAAAgagagtattaaaaaaatcagtaatGTTATcaaaattctttataataaaaagatgttatcgtatttattagattaatagttgtaaattaccacattattatatgtattatattatcgTGTTTAAGAAACAGTGACATTCGATTACATATACTTTCATAATAAACCCGCTCACTTGTATCTATGTTAgtaccaaataaataaaaaagcaataaactAATACAAcctaatatgtttaaaaaataattatttagttttatgatAATGACATATCTGCAAGAGCAGTGGacttgtggcttcagcgtggtACTCTGaaacctgaggtcgtagattcgagcCGTGCTGTGCATCCATAGActttgtctatgtgcgcatttgacaATCGTTAAGAAACCGGCACGGTTcaagaaggttgatcacctatttgcctattagaaatgattACAGAACAGATAATGTCACTGAGACcttaaaggttgtagcgccactggtacTGTAAAGataattgtgaaataatatagaaaataaaacgtACCCGCTGTGTCCCGCATTCCGGATAACCGTGTGCACCTGTTATACGTAGAACATTTTGAACACCACCATTTCCTCTGAAGAAGCACCGGTCGTAGAAACCGTACGTGTACATACGGCCGAAGAAACCTTCAGGTAGACGTAATGTGAACTCCATGCCATCCTCATTACATACTTGGGAtactgaaaataatattttagctaTATTCACACACAGTTAGACACTTGCTATCGCGaaattttttgtagatattgatatgttctttaatattgtggaacatttttttgttcttcatcaatagtttttgcagcgcatgcgatgaaatatattttataggaattttttacaccttgggtaacaaatatctataaaatatcttaagtAGAGAAAAGGACACAAGAACAGTGTCTTCTCTTTAATAAAGACTGAGTAGTGTTGGTGGAGTCTTTCTTATGCTAAATATcgttattagtatattatgttagacttaaattacttattagttttGAGTAAGTTAGATTGATATCTCCAACGAGGTCTCTGGGAAGAgactttgtattaaatatatctatatctatatatataataaaactaagtcGATAAAATGTGCGTGCcgataaaacttaaaaaggaGTCCCGACACGATAAAGGGACTTATGTGGTGTGATAGCCCTTTATCCCCCCTCGAACAAGAAA is a genomic window of Pieris napi chromosome 2, ilPieNapi1.2, whole genome shotgun sequence containing:
- the LOC125057164 gene encoding negative elongation factor B, giving the protein MIHLRTNMASSNKFLGTGLDDVSVPGQNFLRDALTSCTDPLKAIEEFQLENGILLPSLRPMLPLLDLHGVRRLDFHTSVLEELREKMIEHINKLGKKDGKGNEKKLKELLAKSFPIIKIKALRPVIMSILKNIPHIDDKYLKVLVRDRELYNDTDTEVKRQIWQDNQSLFGDEVSPLLSLYIREKENVLFDHENMSQLFFSSSPKLRRQGNVVQKLAHMVGTSVKLYDMVLQFLRTLFLRTKNIHYCTLRAELLMTLHDAEVHPIISADPCHKFTWCLDACIRERNVDIKRSRELQGFLDGVKKGTEQILGDLSMTLCDPYAVNFLATSAIKILHHLINTEGLPRDNSILILLLRMSALGLGSWDIINTQQFKEPKLDSQVVTKYLPALMSLMVDDQVRALHNKLPPDERESAITTIEHSGPPPDACEAYMRESVVCSVLAMYYTLHAAKTKDRGALLRILSILGSCKNGLAYSDPFLHQLVALLIQFPDEFQGEDFSTVLFDEFFFAGLSKDNVTRHLLKLIWYIHPKLPETRIHTLMKALQPGTQHNEAVHKVYESLQQKLTTQVEPAPSATEMDYLDSPLLSVPMPSPSPYHM